One Larimichthys crocea isolate SSNF unplaced genomic scaffold, L_crocea_2.0 scaffold58493, whole genome shotgun sequence genomic region harbors:
- the LOC109138887 gene encoding protocadherin alpha-5-like, translated as IHIVVFLCLCDWSASQLSYSISEEVNKGTVVGNIAKDLNLNVQELETRDLRIVSSYSKKYFDVNLRTGNLFVDERIDREELCPNVIKCSIKVQAALNNPMNVHRIEVNILDINDNSPLFTEQAHLLNISELLSPGERYLLPIAEDADINSNSVKTYRLSQNEYFSLDVQSGGDHGVSAELVLQKALDREKQPVITLLLTAVDGGKPARSGTLQLTVNVLDVNDNAPTFSKSLYKVRVKENATPGTLVIKLNATDLDEGMNSKILYSFIKRGNIDPSNIFDLNSETGEITVKGTLDYEETPAYEVRVQAMDQGTSPRSAHAKLLIEIIDVNDNAPEISVTSLMTPVKEDAELGTIVALVTMSDKDGGNNGVTNCKVVGSVPFKLKSNYKNDYSLVVDGPLDRENTSVYNVTITSTDEGSPPLSSIRVITVHVSDVNDNAPRFMEPVIHAYVKENSPVGYVIYTVN; from the coding sequence ATTCacattgttgtgtttctttgtctttgtgactGGTCTGCTTCGCAGCTATCCTACTCGATTTCCGAGGAGGTGAACAAAGGCACCGTAGTGGGGAATATCGCAAAGGATTTAAACCTCAATGTACAGGAATTAGAGACCAGAGATCTACGTATTGTTTCGAGTTACAGTAAGAAATATTTTGACGTGAATTTGCGGACGGGAAACCTGTTTGTTGACGAACGAATAGACAGAGAGGAGCTTTGTCCGAATGTAATAAAATGCTCCATCAAAGTGCAAGCCGCTTTAAATAATCCAATGAATGTACACCGCATCGAAGTCAACATACTTGATATAAATGATAACTCGCCTTTGTTCACTGAACAAGCGCATTTGTTAAACATCTCCGAATTACTGTCGCCGGGAGAACGATATCTTCTCCCAATAGCAGAAGACGCGGACATCAACAGCAATTCAGTAAAGACCTATAGGCTGAGCCAAAATGAATATTTCTCTCTTGATGTGCAGAGCGGCGGAGACCACGGTGTGTCTGCTGAGTTAGTGCTGCAGAAAGCTTTAGACCGAGAGAAACAGCCAGTTATTACGCTGCTCCTGACGGCTGTGGACGGGGGTAAACCTGCTAGATCAGGGACGTTGCAGTTAACTGTAAATGTTCTAGATGTTAATGACAATGCGCCCACTTTCAGTAAATCTCTTTATAAAGTGCGTGTTAAAGAAAATGCGACTCCCGGAACACTCGTAATAAAGTTAAATGCAACGGATTTAGACGAGGGCATGAACAGTAAGATCCTGTATTCGTTTATCAAAAGAGGAAATATTGATCCGTCAAATATTTTCGATCTAAATTCAGAAACAGGAGAAATCACCGTGAAGGGAACATTAGATTATGAAGAGACGCCTGCTTATGAAGTTAGAGTTCAAGCAATGGATCAAGGCACCTCTCCTCGTAGTGCACATGCTAAACTGCTGATAGAGATAATTGATGTGAATGACAATGCCCCAGAaatatctgtgacgtcactcatgACGCCTGTTAAAGAAGACGCAGAACTGGGCACGATCGTTGCTTTGGTTACAATGAGTGACAAAGATGGAGGAAACAATGGTGTAACTAACTGTAAGGTAGTTGGATCTGTTCCCTTCAAACTAAAGTCCAACTACAAAAATGATTATTCATTAGTAGTTGATGGACCACTGGACAGAGAAAACACGTCTGTTTACAATGTCACCATTACATCCACAGACGAAGGAAGTCCACCTCTGTCCAGTATCAGGGTCATTACTGTTCATGTTTCTGATGTCAATGATAATGCACCTCGA